The sequence tgtgtacagacccgtacgacatggggccgtgcattatcatgctgaaacgtgaGGGGAtagcggtggatgaatggcacgacaatgaacctcaggatctcatcacgatatctctgcattcaaattgccatacaAGGACAAAACTACAAGGACAAAATTActaaattgcacattttagtggccttttattgtccacagcaccaggtgcacctgtgcaatgataatgctgtttaattagcttcttgatatgcttcacctgtcaggtggctgcattatctttgcaaaggagaaatgctcactaacaggtatgtaaACCAATTtctgcacagaatttgagagaaataagctttttgtagaTATGgaccatttctgggatcttttatttcaactcatgaaacatgggaccaacactttacatgttgcatttatatgttTGATCTAtatgaacaaaatataaactcCTGTGTAAAGTGAAAAACAAATGTGAGACCGATTCCCCATGCCATGTCTCCAGGGTGTGCGTATGTGGTGGTGATGTATGAACAGTATATCAATAGAAagggtatgtacagcagtagttatataggttgagccatgactagaatacagtatatacatataaagtagGTTAaacggtatgtaaacattaaagtgaccagtgttcaattacTCTATATAGAACAAATcggtctaaggtgcagggtagagtcccgggtggtagccagctagtaacagtgactaaggtttagGACCTGGTACTGAGCTGAGGCCGGCTAGCGGttactgtttaacagtctgatggcctggagatagacaCCGCTTctatcagtctctcggtcccagctttaatgcacctgtactgtctcctccttctagatggtagctggtgaacaggccatggctcaggtggctgaggtccttgatcttcttggccttcctgtgacaccgggtgctgtaggtgtcctggagggcaggcagtgtgcccctgatGATacattgggctgaccgcaccacgctctggagagccctgcggttgtggatggtgcaattgccgtaccaggcggtgatacagcccaacaggatgctgtcaatggtgcagctgtagaagtttTTGAGGGTCTTAGGaaccaagctgaatttcttcagcctcttgacagctcactctgtgtgaaaggaccatttcaggttgtcagtgatgtgcactcCGAGGAACTTGacgcttttgaccctctccactgcggccaTGTGGATGGGGACgtgctctctgctgtctcctgtggttcacgatcagctccttcattttgttgacgttgagagaggttattttcctggcatcacTCCGCGAgagctctcctcctccctgtaggctgtctcgtcattgttggtaacccggcctaccactgttgtgttgtcagcaaactttatGATTGAGTTAGAGACGTGCATGACCacgcagtcattggtgaacagggagtacaggaggagcctGACCatgcacccctgtggggcccctgtgttgagaatcagcgtggcagagctgttgttgcctaccttcatcGCTTGGGGTCGGCCCCTCAGTaaatccaggacccagttgcacagggagggatTCAGCCctagggccctgagcttagtgatgagcttggatgtCACTATGgggttgaaggctgagctgtagttgatgaacagcattcctaCATcagtatttctcttgtccaggtgggataggacaatgcaatggcgattgcgtcgtccgtggatctgttggggcggtatgcgaattgtagTGGGTCTTTCTGCTTTCTGCCGATTCCACAGAGCTCATTATTACCGCTCACACATGAACTGTACTAACACACCTTCAGACATTAAAGGTATCTTCATCCCTTGACAACCTGAACATTGTCAGTCACAATAGCGGTCTACCTTTCTTTACTGACTCCGGTATCAGTCATTCATCCAACTTGTTTAATGAGCCCTATAGGAACGCACTCTATGGGTGGTTGCATCCTAaatagctccctattccctatatagtgcactaaattgggaatatggttccatttgggaagcagcctgTGTCTTTACAGACCCTTTAGACTTGGCATGGGGAATCTTTCTCACCCTGCAGATTGCTCCATTAGTTTTTCATTAACTGCCAGAAATGTCCAGAGatgttctctctttccttcacccTTGTGGGGTGTTCCATTTTACCAAGACAAAAGATTTCTGAGGAGGACATCTTTGAGGTCGAGGTGATTTCATTGTCCTGTGCTGTACTTAAGCTAATTAGCTCAAGTTTCTGACACATTGAAACCTTTTTTCAGATACATTGAAACCTGAAGTGTACACCCGTTCACTTCTTCCCACCAATcgaaaaagcattggattggtggaggcATGGGATATTTGtagtttccaccatatttcttatCCCAGTCTTTTCCTTATAAACCAGTGAAGGGAAGCCCACACTTTGGGCGGAAGAAGAGATAATTGGGAGGTAACCATGATTGTAACATTTTGTGAATCTGATGCCATGTTAGACCTGATACTCAGCAAGGATCTAAGATATATTTCTCCCCTCTTCCTATCTCCTAAGGAATACATGGAAGACCAGAAATACCGGGATGAGGAGGACCTCCTGGAGAAACTGGATTCTTTTAAAAGTAAGGAATTCTGCCAGGAAAGACCTACCCGACCTGGAATATCTGATGTATCACTGTCCTATTTTAGCTCTTAATCACAGAGGAGTGGGAGTGAGTTGCCTGTGGGGGTGTGTGTACCATATGtcaatgtgtttgtttgtgctgCCATCTCATTACTGTTTAAGTGTCATTACGTGTGGGGTTGCATGGTGTTCCGTGCCAGGTCTACTTGGACAGGTAAACTAACAGCATGATAATGTAGTCGGTTATTGCTGatctttgtcttttgtgtctgttttttagtgtttgtgtgttctgTACTGATTTCTAAGCGGGTTGTGAGGCCCGACCTGTCCCCTGCAGTCCAGGCAGCAGGAATGTGGCTGCTCCACTcctctggttgttgttgttgttatatcCAGGGCTCTGGGGAACATGTGGTTATAGGGAGTAGAATAACAGGACCAGATGAACTACCATAACACAGCATTGAGACCGTGGCTTACCTCAAAGACTCCCAGATTCCTGCCATATTACTGTCTACATTAATTAACTCTGTGTGTCGGCGTGCGTGTGTCATCGTTCAAGGAACAggtatcaaatgtatttatatagcccttcttacatcagatgatatctcaaagtgctgtacagaaacccagcctaaaaccccaaacagcaagtaatgcaggtgtagaagcacggtggctaggaaaaactccctagaaaggtatGAGAGTTGctagtcagtgtagtgtgtggggtAAGTCCTAAGATTATAAACATGGGAGACCAGACCTAGATAGAGCCCCTGTATGTATTTCTCATACTCCACCGTGCAGTGCAGGAAATGGTGTATAAACATGCAGGGTCCCAGGGAGGTCCTGAGAGGATGGCTCTCCATGCTACAATCTTGTTCTAGTCTCTATGGTATCTCACTGACCCCTGACTTCCTCACCTTTGCCCCCTCGTTTCCTCCCTGCTGATTGGCCGCTGTGCTTCAAAGCTGGTTTCCTGTCTCAGTTTAGATCTTATGCTTCTAGATCAGAGCTCTCTCAGCCTCTGAGATGTGATTAATAACACAGGAATAATAAATTCTTTTTTGATAGTGAGAATGAACAAAGGGGAAGGCAGCAGTCAAGAGCACAATACATAATAAACAGGAGGCTTTCCATGTAGCATCCTTCTGTCTCAGCTGAGGCTTCAAACCAACCGCTACCCACGCTCCAGGAGTTGATGTCTCTCTCAAACAAATATGTCTGTCAGAACAAACTCCTGACCatggagagaagaaagggagggaaagagaggtgagAAAGGGGTGGGGAAGAAAGCGAGACAATGTGTGATTCTCAGTCCTTgcccttaagcacacagccaagcccGAAAAGGTGAATAGGAGGGCACAGGGAAAAGGGGGAGCGGGATGTCCTCAGAGAGGATAAGCTACTTCACTCTCCTTTTGGAACATTGAGGAATGtaggagaagaggaagaagataCTTGTTTAATTGAGACTATCAGTGTGTGGATGGATGATTTACAGAGGGATTTAGGACGAGGCCAACTCACAGAGCAGTGTTTAGGTGGGAGGCGGGAACTGGAGGGGCCCTCAGAAGTTACGTGCAGGGTCAGCATTGTCCCCCTACTACTTACTGATAAAGTATCAGGCTACTTTATGAAGGATCTCTGACCTATACTCAccagacagtttattaggtacaccacccgtttccgaaaatggatcgctcctacagacagtgagtcacgtggtcgTGGCTTGctttataaagcaggcagacgggCATCAAggtattcagttactgttcgattgaacgttagaatggacaAAATCGTACTAATCGACTTTGAACGTGGTAGGATTGTCGGTGCCAGGCGCGccagatccagtatctcagaaacagccGCACTCCACGGCTTTTCACCTAGAGGCCTTCACAGGCCCAAAAAGTTGGACCCGTTCCAAAATGGACTTGGGGCTTTCCCATCTGGACCTgattatttatgtgtgtgtgtatatgaatgATCAGTTCCGAACAGACCCGAGGACAACTCAACCCATTCTGTATAGACCTGGTCGGATGCAAACCCCTTCCGATCTGGGTGAGAAGCAGCAGAAAAGTCCATTTTTAAGCTACTTTATTAACCAGAGCTGATAAAGCGCGAGGGAAAGGAGGTAGAGCGGTGACCCTCTCTAGCAGGGGCCGTGCTGTCTGTGTAGGCTACTGTGAGTgacacagggaggagggagggagagacggtaaccaaccaagctgactcCCGCTATAGTAGACTAATCGCTGCCTTACCTCGGGTTATTTATCATCCAATATGGTTATGTAGTACCCGTCTTGACTGCATTAAACCGGGATACTTCAGAATTTTGGCAATGAGGACCTttgtctacttccccagagtcagattaactattggataccatttgtatatctctgtccagtatgaaggaagttagaggttgttttgcgagccaatgctaactagcgtcagagcaatgactggaagtcaatgggtatctgctagcatgtaCCCatggacttccagtcattgcgctaatgctagttagcaatgaCTAGTTAGCAATTACGCTagtgctagttagcaacttccttcaaactgcacgcagagacataaaaatggtatccacacgttcatcttactctggggaactagataaagggcctcattgccaatcCCCTTAGCATCCCTTtaagataactagctagctaggctaattgaggctgcatGCACTTTCTCatcattttaaaaatgtattatatgtttttgctttgtcatgtggggtattgtgtgtagattgatgaaaataataaaatatttgatcaattttctagaataaggctgtaatgtgtaaaagtgaaggggtctgaatactttgaatgctgtgtgtgtgtgtgttactgtatatattaggTGTTATATGGTGTGTTTGAGAATGTTATGGTGTGTGTTGTCTGATGTAGGTGTGTTGTTTGGGTCTCTCTGGAGGGTATGAGGGGGTGTTACATTGATTCACCACACTCCTTATTTAGTCcgctgtgtgtttttgttttgcaGACAAATATGCAGAGTTTGACCTGAACGACCAGGGAGAGATTGGTAAGTAGTGGAACCAGCAAGCAGCCAGGTGCTCAGCAGTGATACACAACTGCAGTCCTTCAGTCATAAGGATaatttacctgtgtgtgtgtgagatatcaCTGAGCAGTAGTTAAGACGAATGTTCCCACTAAGCTGTGCGCAGTAGCCCAGAGACTGCCCGCATCTCCCGGATTGCCGTACAGAAATATCAGCCCAGAGAAAcgtgagattgaacttcactcaactttctagagtagTGGTCAccgaggccatcagactgttaaacagccatcaataacatagaggctgctgccaacatacagactgaaatcactggccacttttaataaattgatttaataaaggtatcactagtcactttaaattatgccactttaataatgtttacatatcctatattactcatctcatatgtatatactgtattttataccatctattgcatcttgcatatgccgctcggccatcgctcatccatattaATATGTACATATTCTGATTCCAATCCTttacattgtgtgtgtatataaggtagtcgttgtgaatttgttagatattactgcaatgtcggaactagaagcacaagcatttcactacactcgcattaatatctgcaaaccatgtgtatgtgaccaatacaatttgatttgatcgacTGGTCGATCTCTGGCGTTCTTGCCTTGTTCCTATTTTTAATTTTTAGTTTCGGGCTGTTGGCAGTAGATGCACCTGATTTCACCTGCCCTGCGCGCCGGGTAGGAAAACACATTTCATGTGTGTGAGGGTACAAACACTGCCTTCCCGGCGGGCCTAGAGAGCAAATCAAGttcactgtaggcctactgctggccaatcggatggctcagaatactgtgtctgcagtaacgtagcaggcataaaataaAGCTACAGCAGGCCTCTCGAGTTGCAAAGCGGCCTAAGAGTcgttgaggcgtcactacagacccaggttcgatcccaggctgtgtcacaactggccgtgaccgtgagtcccatagggcggcgcataattgacctagcgtcgtccgggttaggggctTTACTAGGCTCATcgcactctagtgactccttgtggcgggttaAGCGGACGGGTGTTAAGTAGCaaggtttggcgggtcatgtttcagaggacacatGGCTCAACCTTCGCCTCACCCGAGCCTTTGGGttgttgcagcgatgagacaagattcgcaattggatatcacgaaaaaggtaaaaaaaataaaaagagaaatAAAGCTACAGCAAAGTTAATACTTTGAGATTTCAAAAATGTTTAAAACCATTACTAGAGAGAATGTCAACagatacagcaaagagctgctgtttttatgagtgagttaatttttaagttcttactcagcactgtgaactttgtattcaacacttttttataagccataaattgcgcattcttcctatttccacacagcgctacaacaagcggtaaggaatgagtaggaaagtgtatttATAGGCCTGCGTTGTTGTTAGCAGCTTGGGTCTTTTGATATCGTGATGTATTTCACTTTTACTGTTCATAGGattaacatgaatttgtgcatgaggcagaaataatgcggtaCGACTCAATTTTCCctatcagctggaagacggtgtccctttttggtcagtgtcagtggaggaaagggagagcggagggatgttgaggcggaccctcagtctgctgcgctctccctccgctgagactgaccatcagatgcaggcaccatctgCTCAGTAAAATAAGaagcaaattatttaaatgtatgctcgctcagctgtgcctcacaaatAATTCAGCAACagatctattaccggtgtgatcataaaGCCTTCCTCAAatttggaaatatatatatttttaaatgtcccGAACAGCAATGctttggcagggcaattcaagcaaagccaatatgcagtgataatgtattgggcctatagcttactgcacaaacctcattgctacagttctgtttttaattggttaatgttacATAATTTTACGGGGTTTTTTTTGTCATGTATCTGAGCGGTAGGTCTTGGCTTGCGTTTTGACTCTGATCTTGACAGCGACCACTTCTATAGTTTTcgctgttaacactatcaacgtttctctttactgtggcaattgtaatcaaatcaatgcaatattagccactttcaatgcaacttACCAGAACAAACTATgtaagagattttgttgtaggcagaatgcattggagtagaattctattgcattgacacgtAATACTCAgcccatactctacacagactggtgCGGCAAAAACAATGAgcaacagtaggcctatatgtaaatagaccattgccatatatggatctgtgccatttactttgaactggactgtgtttacagcatgagcggtcgtaaataaatgtgcttgttttgagatcaaagcgcgagctgcatgtagccacataTGCACAtgttgttcatatcctttgctaggtAGTGAGTTATTAGCCAGTTAGATCATTTATTGTCAGCAATAAgagagtgattgcttcctacaagagcaccaAACGTGTGCATTTCTAggcatctttgaaaagcgagtccggtaaagagctttttttttttgtcttaaagggcgGTTTTGTATTTTGAGACTAGCTTTAATAAGTAGctaataggcagagggtagcataatttgtctgattttctaataatggtatgggaataacaatgcattttattttgtaaagtagtttcttgcatcaaacagcacattttcagtcacctccttgtctgaaggacaagtggattaatgtcaagccctgtatgtttttttttttcaaaagtctcatggaatgttggcctacattgaacaccacacattggctgctactgttggctgaatgctagaacagctatttctatgttaaaatgttattggatgcattttctccatagttttttatggtaggccactctggtaggtctacattatgataaagtagcctacttggccactgttaaaactgtaacttaaagtggtACAACCTCGGTGTTCACAGTATACGTGCACTGGAAGTAGCACAGAATTTCTACAACGTTCAAGTttgtgctcagcagacctgaaatttgctcagtgccggaAAAAAATATGAGGGAACATTGGTTAATACCTCAGTGTGTTGTCTGTATTGGATGAACTAGAGGTCTATAAGGGGTTCATTAGTCACCATTGTGTCCACTAGAAAGGTGATACTGTAGTTGACCTACTGGCCTTGAAAACAGGTGTCAGGCAAGCACATTTGGCTGCTTGCGTATGTGTATTTGCCAGGTGTTGTGTGTGTCGTTCTCGTTTGTGTGTTAACCATTCTCCTGTGTTTTCCTCCAGATATGATGGGTCTGAAGAGGATGATGGAGAAGCTGGGTGTTCCTAAGACCCACCTGGAGATGAAGAAGATGATCTCTGAGGTGACCGAAGGCATCAGCGACAGCATCAACTACAGAGACTTCGTCAAGATGATGCTGGGCAAGCGCTCGGCCGTTCTCAAACTGTGAGTGTTTGTGGTGTGGGTCTGTTGTGGTGTATTGGGTTGGTGTGTGTGCGGCACCTGTCGCCGACATATGTGCTTTGTATTGCGTCATGTTTCATTGGCATctgtttttcttcagtgtgggTGTGAGTGACCAAATGCATTGTTACCTACAATATGTCTCGGTTGATGTTCTTTGTATTTCGGCGTgtgtgttgtcacgataccagaacTTTGACTTCAATACCGAAACCACGTTTAGTATCACAATACTCAATACCATCACGATACTTGATACCACAAAATAAAAGAAGGCATATTAGCCTAATTCACACAATGGCACTTGATCCAGAGAGAGAAACTCAGTTACTGCTCTGTTCAATCGTTGGGCATCTTGAGTTCAATATCATTAGATTTAAACATTATGTGCTTTTAGAGACAGCCATGTATGCATTAATGAATCATTACACAATCAGACAGTCAATTTGACTTTTTACCAATCTAACTACAAAAATGACAATGGCAATCATTTATTTGAACTgtaaatctctattgataaactgggtatATCAAAATGTAGCCTAGgtctattcacaatacaggtgaatgcgtattattcaataggagtgtgtgcatgcattgagttattgagcttgttttaGCTGATTTCATTGGTCAACAGATTACAAACAATCCCTTCCATTTAGGACTTATTTTATTGGCTGctgctaggagaacatattattttattggctgctgctaggagaacatattattttattggctGCTGCTAGGAGAACATTTTActgtactgatcaacaacatttgcaatGAAGTGTGCTCTGTCTCTTTTAGCTCCTTAGACTCTTGTGAATTGGCTtttatggatagggctaaattgaaatgtttcttacggAATAAATatgccttgagcaaggcacttaaacctaattgctcctctaagtcgctctggataagagtgtctgctaaatgactaaaatgtgaaatgaaagcatatgcataaccatggtaggaatttaaagggaacagtttggataTTATGGAAAAAGTATTTGactaaaggtgaggacacaacagttcacctaacacaagactgaatccaaacagtacactgttgattttatgtgcattatCATTTACTGTACTATTCGCCACATTTGCTGATAACGTAATCTGAAAATATCTGAAtgcattcagtaacatgataagattCTTggaaatgtggggtaggtgcaacataagacaaactTACACGGGTTTGAGTGTGAGGTCTAACTGGTGTTTCCATGTGACACATCTCtcaagtgtgcacagttcctaagtcatttcaaGGCACTTTTGTGACTCAGAGTTTTCAACTATAAGTggctttttttctttttctttttagcTTTCCTAGCTGTGCCTTGAACTAGAGCAAGTACAtgcagttgttttgtttggaacacagccctgcatgtCTGCCTTTACACAATTACTtctgtttacgcaatccaaaaacgggCCATTTATATatcacaatctgggtcaggtgggcataatttgaaagcttgttctattgccaacatgactagctaaattaTTGATTACAATCTTAGTGTTAgactttcacaaggcaattcagagagACAGATTGTAATATGGTGCgcatagaatggagtcatgagTACAAATGGGCTTATTCTTTTCAGGGTATTATGCCATGTCATCTTCTAACTGTACATTCAACGTATATATCGTAAATGTTGACGCTGTATATTACattagttttatgatatggaaatgtgaagtgcacatttggactcgtGGGTCTTTGGCTTCCTTGTATGACAACAAaacggtatttattataatcctcaatgtcTTTCAAATACATTGAGCCTTCGTAATTTACAGCATTTACCTCACTCGGACAACAGAACACTTGCAGAAGTCAGGGATTTTTCTGCCATTGTAATCCATTAATATATTATGATAACATGTTTCTACATTTTTGGGATGGAAAAACATGAAGTATAAACTTAAACGACTAAaacagatataaagtatgtaaaAAAGACAATGAATCTATATTTTCTATAAAATAAtagagaactaacaatcaccaaaataaaagctagacagtcagggagaataaatatttaaaaaatgtaaacaa is a genomic window of Salvelinus alpinus chromosome 18, SLU_Salpinus.1, whole genome shotgun sequence containing:
- the LOC139544187 gene encoding allograft inflammatory factor 1-like isoform X1; the protein is MELTDPLCWQRACHCPRREEDERGGKAFGLLKAQQRERCEEINKEYMEDQKYRDEEDLLEKLDSFKNKYAEFDLNDQGEIDMMGLKRMMEKLGVPKTHLEMKKMISEVTEGISDSINYRDFVKMMLGKRSAVLKLVMIFEDKANGAICKPDGPPPKRDIASLP
- the LOC139544187 gene encoding allograft inflammatory factor 1-like isoform X2 codes for the protein MPVNHTFQGGKAFGLLKAQQRERCEEINKEYMEDQKYRDEEDLLEKLDSFKNKYAEFDLNDQGEIDMMGLKRMMEKLGVPKTHLEMKKMISEVTEGISDSINYRDFVKMMLGKRSAVLKLVMIFEDKANGAICKPDGPPPKRDIASLP